The Cervus canadensis isolate Bull #8, Minnesota chromosome X, ASM1932006v1, whole genome shotgun sequence genome contains a region encoding:
- the LOC122434346 gene encoding 60S ribosomal protein L34-like translates to MVQHLAYRRRLSHNTASKKTRLSRIPGNRIVYLYTKKVGKAPKSACGVCPGRLRGVRAVRPKVLMRLSKTKKHVSRAYGGSMCDRIKRAFLIEE, encoded by the coding sequence ATGGTGCAGCATCTTGCATACCGTCGTAGGCTGTCCCACAATACAGCCTCTAAGAAAACCAGGCTGTCCCGAATCCCTGGTAATAGAATTGTTTACCTTTATACTAAGAAGGTTGGGAAAGCACCAAAATCCGCGTGTGGTGTGTGCCCAGGCAGACTTAGGGGCGTTCGTGCTGTGAGACCTAAAGTTCTCATGAGGTTGTCTAAAACGAAGAAACATGTCAGCCGAGCCTATGGTGGGTCCATGTGTGACAGAATCAAGCGTGCTTTCCTTATCGAGGAGTAG